The Vicinamibacterales bacterium genome contains the following window.
GCTCCAGCTGCCGACGTCCGGTGGGTGTGATCGTGTAGAACCGCGCCTTCCGGCCCGTATTGGTCACCCCCCATTCCGCGCGAAGCCATTTTTCGTGCGTCATGCGTTGCAGGGCCGGATATAGCGACCCCTCTTCGATTCGTAAGGAACCGTCAGTCGCGTGGTGGATTCGCTGCGCGATCGCGTAGCCATGCTGCGCGCCGCCGCGGGCCAGGATGTTCAGAATCAGCAGGTCGAGCGTGCCCTGGAGGCGATCGTTCGTGTGCTTGGGCATATGGACAGCCAGCTATGTATAGCTGCCGTAGTATCGGCACCTCGCCGAGGCTTGTCAAGCGAGGGGTGACCCCATCAAGGGATTGCGCACGAGGCGCCTGGTGGCAGCAGTCGAGGTTTGGCGCACGGGTTCCAGCTGCGCCCGCAACAGGGCGGCA
Protein-coding sequences here:
- a CDS encoding PadR family transcriptional regulator, giving the protein MPKHTNDRLQGTLDLLILNILARGGAQHGYAIAQRIHHATDGSLRIEEGSLYPALQRMTHEKWLRAEWGVTNTGRKARFYTITPTGRRQLEQEERRWLTLTEAVARALRLA